Genomic segment of Steroidobacter denitrificans:
ATTGCGAGCGATAAATTCGAGGTGGGGCAATGAGCAAGCGCCGCAGGTATGCGCCGTTGGAGCGGCGAGACGCCGCAGGTACGCAACGTGTGCCTGCGAGGCGCCGGTCAACACATGATCTCCGGTCGCTAATGGCGACGTGGTTCATGCGGCAACCCCGCTGTCGTAGGATGGAATCCCGTAGACCGGAAGCTTTGCGTCCCCGTCTTTCGACGGGTTTGCCCGTAACCAATGTTTGCTGCTCCTGTTTCCGTATCTTTGCTCGCGCAACGCACCGCATTGCACGCCGCTATCGTTCGCGCCTGGGGAAGGAACATGCAAAGGAGGAAGATCAAAGGATGACGATAGAGACTCGCATGGAGATTCCTACCGGCAACCCCGCTATCCTGCGCCCTCGCGCGTTCGGACCGGAGGCTTTGCGTCACCGCCTTTCAGCGGTTCTGCCCTTGCGTAGCGGCATCGAGTAGACATCACCAAATATGTGTTTGCAATTGTCGTAGGGCGACGACAGCTCAGTGCAGCACCCGTCTCATTTCACGTAAGTGCGCCAATCGGATGACGCATGCAGACATCGTCTCGAGACGCCGCGGCGCCTGCGCCCGACGACTGAGCAGGCAGGGAGCGGACGAGGAGTACGGCTGCAGCGTGAATACAGAATGTGGCAGGCCGCGGAATGGAGCCGCTGAGGATGCCGTGAGGCGCTGGGGAAGGAGGCAGGAATCAGCCGATCAAGGCATCGCGCGGTGTTCCGCCGCGTGATGCGCCAAGAGATCCTGTCTACCGGATTTATTCCGGCAGCTTATATCCGTGCTGATCGATCAGGCGGATGCAGGCCTCCGCCAAATAGGGGTCATACAGTCGCCCTGCTCCACGTCTGATCTCTTCGATGGCCGCGGCCATGTCGGCGGCAGGGCGGTACGACCGGGATGAGCACATTGCCTCGACCGTATCGGCAATCGCGAGGATACGCGCTTCCAGCAGGATATCCGTCGCCTTGAGACCTCGTGGATAGCCGCTGCCATCATAGCGCTCATGACTTTGATAAATGATATCGGCGATAGGCGCGCCAAAATCGATATCTGCCAGGAGCTGGCAACCCTCATCGACATGGGTACGCATCAGGGCCAGTTCGGTTTCCGTCAATGGCGCCGGCTTGGAAAGAATGGAGGCCGGCACAGCGATGTTGCCGATGTCGTGCAGCATCGCTGCAACTCGTAATGCGTGCTGACGCTCGCCATCCAGGCCGGCTTCACGCCCGATTGCCACCGCCAGCGCGGCCAGGCGCCGTGCCGAACCTGCGGTGTAGGGGTCGTGGTGTTCGCCGACACGCACAAAGGAGTCGATCATGCCCTGCAGCGCAACGTCGGCGCGCTGGAACGATTTGAGTGCCTGTGATTGTGCGCGCTTCATCTGAATGATGCGCAGCAAGCTGTCCGCGAGCATGAGCAATCCCTGCTGATCATCCTGAGCATAGTCGGCATCCCGGTTGGCCACCCCAAGCACCGCCACGACTTCATCGTTCACCACGGCGGGCACCGCTAGATATCGCCCTAGTGCCGGCAGTCCGTCCTGCTGGGCCTTCGGTTGAGCATCGCTGCCGGCAACGGCCTGCCGGCCTTTGATGCACGCTTCCAGGAATTCACCCGGCTGAATCGAACGCGGCGCAGGACTCACCAGCACCGCCTGCCGTTGAGCGGTATCGAACCAGCCCGCCAGGCAAGGGTTCTTCGCATGATCGACGAAGTGTAGCCAGGCCAGCGGACTGTTTATCACGGCGGCGGTCTGCTCCAGGGCATATCGAAGAATCGTAGCCTCATCGGCGCTCGTGGAACCTCTCAGTAGATCGATCACCGCTGTCTGTCGCAATTGAGCGACGCGACCAGTTGTATCCCGCTCGCGCAAACGCTGATTTTCCGTTTTCAGCCCAGCCATCTGCGCTTGCATGCTGGCATGCGCCTGCTGCATCTCCGCCAGGGCTTCAGCATGCATACGCCCGGTATTCTCCAGCACCCGCGCATGGTCGCGCCGCATGGCTTCGAGAGCCTCGGCATGGGTATTCCGCGCCTCGGCATGAGCTCGCTGTGCCTCATTCAACGCAGCCTCCAGAGCGGCGATACGCTGCAGAGAGGTCGTATCGATCAACGCCGTTCGATCCGCGCCCTGAGCCGCCCCCTGGGCCGCTATCTGAGTTGTTGCCTGAGTCGACGTCTGGGAAGGCACTGTCGTGCCGGAGGATGCCGGGGACGCCGATCCGTCGTTTGCCGCAGCCACCGCGCCCAATACTTCATCCAGCGCTGCCAGTAAGGACTCCGGCTGCGCCGAGCGGGCCAGAAACCGCTCAGCACCCAGTTCCAGGGCGAAGCGTTCATACTTCGGATCGTCATGACGGCGCGTATAGAATAGGAATGGTACAGACTGCAGCCGCTCATCCTGTTTCCACTTGCGGCACAGCGCAAAGCCGTCCATACGCGGCAACACGATATCGGAAATGATGGCATGCGGAGGCTCGCGCCTTGCGGTATCCCAGGCGACCAGGCCGTTCGCCGACTTCATGACCCGATGGCCACGACTGGACAGTAACTGCTCGATCGCGCTCTGCTCCGACTCGCGCTCGAATGCAATCAGGATGACACTCATGCCTTGTCTCCCGCCACCGCGTCGATCGCGCCGGCTGCTCATAATTGCGCCCATGCGCACGTCCCGGAAAGGTCTTGGAGTATGCCGTTGGAAGGCTGATTTGGCACGATCGCAACGGCGTTGCCGCCTGCAAAAAGAGACGCAGCGCACACATCCTGGTGCGCCGGCTTGATCATGCTCGCAAGGCTCGTCCGATTCGTACCGTTGCCAGCGGCTTTCGCCGGGAGTCACCCGTTCCCGATCCGATTGACGTTGGTCCAGTATTGACCCAGCTTCGACACCTGTTCTGTGAACTTGCGAAAGTCGACCGGTTTCACGATATAGCTGTTGGCATGCAGTTCATAGCTGCGCAGTACGTCTGTTTCCTGATCCGAGGAGGACATGATCACGATCGGAGTCGAACGCACCTTGGGATCGGCCTTGATCTGCGCAAGCACATCCAGCCCATCGATCTTGGGCATGTGCAGATCGAGCAGCATCAGACACGGGTTGCCGGGTGACCGCTGTGCATAGGCGCCATTGCGGAACATATAGTCCAGTGCCGCTTCACCATCCTGAACCCAGACGACAGGCTGCGCAACCTGACCGATCTGCAGGGCACGAATCGTCAATTCAGCGTCCGTGGCATTGTCATCGGCGAGCAGGATATAGCTGGAAGACATCATGTCGATTCACCCGCAATGGCAGCGGCGCGCTCAGGCGAGCTGTCCCTCAAGGTAATGGCATTCGAATCATTCGCTTGATGCAGAATAAAGGCATACTCGCGCGCCACTTCGTACAAATGTGCAAAGCGGCCTGATTTACCTCCGTGCCCCGTCGTCAGATCGACGTGCAGCAGAAACAACGGCTTGCCGACAGCTTGTGCCCGCAGCCTTGCCACCCATTTGACGGGTTCGAAATACTGGACCTGGCTGTCCCACAGGCCCGTCGTGACCAGCATGGGTGGATATTGCTGTGCGCGAACATTATCGTAAGGCGAGTACGAAAGCATATATTCATATGATGTTCGTTCATTGGGATTACCCCACTCCTCATACTCGAGCGTCGTGAGCGGAATGCTTTTATCGAGCATGGTCGTAACGACATCAACGAAAGGCACATGCGCAATCAGGCCGGCATATCGATGCGCGGCGACATTGGCAAGGACGCCTATGAGCAAACCACCGGCGCTGCCGCCGACGGCGAATACCTTGTCGTGCGCACCGTAACCGTGCTCCACCAGGCCATCGGTCACATCGATGAAATCGTGGAAGGTGTTCCACTTGTGCTGCAATCTCCCCGCCTCGTACCAGCGCCGCCCCAATTCCTGGCCGCCACGCACATGTGCGATCGCATACACGAAGCCGCGATCGAGCAGTGACAGACGTGAGGCGTCGAAGACCGGATCCATGGACAATCCATAGGCTCCGTAACCATACAGGTACAACGGCGCCGAGCCATCCAGCGGCATTCCTTTACGGTAAACGAGCGATACAGGAATGCGTTCGCCATCGCGCGCTGGGACCCATATGAATTCGCTGGCATAGTTCGTCGGGGCAAAATCACCCAGCACGGCATCGCGTTTGAGCAGCGTGCGCTCCCTGCTGGAGACATCCAGTTCGTAGACCGTCGTCGGCGTCGTCAAGGACGAATAAACATAGCGCAGCCGATCCGTATCCAGCTCGAGATTCGTCCCCAGCCACATCACATAGGCCGGATCATCCGCCGCCAGATGATCGGAAACCGATCCGTTCCAGGTCTGTACTCGAATCCGGCGCAATCCATCGGAGCGCTCACCGACGGCAAGAAAATTTCGAAAGACATCATAGTCGTGAATGAACACGCGGGGATCGTGAGCCACCAGATCGCGCCAGCGCGAGGTGTCGCCCGCCCCGTGCACCGGTGCTTCGACGATACGGAAATTCTGCGCGTCGAGATTCGTTCGTATCACGAAGCGCTGCCCCAGATGTTCGACCTCGTATTCGTGATCAGCGATACGCGGAACGATCACTTCAAACCTCAGCAAAGTGTCATCGGAGCGTGCATATCTCCATTCGGAACAGCTCGTGCTTTCCGCTCCGATGAATAGGTAGACCTCCGACTTACTGCGCTCCACGGTCAAATCGAAGCTCGCGTCCAGCTCCTCGTATACGATCGGGTCCGCCGACTGCGGCGTGCCCAATAGATGCGCACGCACACACCGTCCTCGCAAGGTGACGGGGTCTTTCTCGACATACAGAAAACGGCGGTTGTCATCTGTCCATGCGCAACCGGGCTCGACGTTCTCGATCGCGTCCGGCAGAAGTTCGCCGGTGACGAGATCCTTGATATGCATGCTGAACTGACGCCTTCCGACGACATCCTGCGTATAGGCCAGCAACCGGCCATCGGGACTCACGTCATAGCCGCCCAGCTGAAAAAAAGCATGGGCCTGCGCCAGCAGATTGCAGTCCAGCAGGACACTTTCGACAGCATCCGGCAGATCCGGACGCCGCACGATCAGGGGATATTCTCCGCCGGTAACCAAGCGTTGCGAATACCAGAAGCCGCGATAACGAACCGGAACGCTGGTATCGTCCTGCTGCATGCGCCCGATCATCTCCTGGTACAGCGCATCCATCAGCGGTTGGCATGGCGCCAGCATGGACTGCGCATAGGCGGTTTCCGCCTCCAGATGCGCCAAGACCCGTGGATCACTGCGGGTATCGTCGCGCAGCCAGTAATAGGGATCCTCGCGCGCGCCCTGCGGGCCGGCAACGACGCACATATGGACGGCCGCGACCGGGGGAGATGGCACGGACCGCTCCGGAATGTCGTCCAGCGGTTTTGAGATCGACATGAATGAGGCTTATAGCGTGGTACCGGGAAGGCGTAAACCCGCAGCTCCCTGTAAAACCGTCCAGGCAGTACGAGCACCTCGATGCGGGTGCGCAACAAGCAAAATTCCTGCCATGACCGGCCTGCCCTATATCGAGGCGCTAGTCGGAATACATCTCGTTCATGG
This window contains:
- a CDS encoding HD domain-containing phosphohydrolase, with translation MSVILIAFERESEQSAIEQLLSSRGHRVMKSANGLVAWDTARREPPHAIISDIVLPRMDGFALCRKWKQDERLQSVPFLFYTRRHDDPKYERFALELGAERFLARSAQPESLLAALDEVLGAVAAANDGSASPASSGTTVPSQTSTQATTQIAAQGAAQGADRTALIDTTSLQRIAALEAALNEAQRAHAEARNTHAEALEAMRRDHARVLENTGRMHAEALAEMQQAHASMQAQMAGLKTENQRLRERDTTGRVAQLRQTAVIDLLRGSTSADEATILRYALEQTAAVINSPLAWLHFVDHAKNPCLAGWFDTAQRQAVLVSPAPRSIQPGEFLEACIKGRQAVAGSDAQPKAQQDGLPALGRYLAVPAVVNDEVVAVLGVANRDADYAQDDQQGLLMLADSLLRIIQMKRAQSQALKSFQRADVALQGMIDSFVRVGEHHDPYTAGSARRLAALAVAIGREAGLDGERQHALRVAAMLHDIGNIAVPASILSKPAPLTETELALMRTHVDEGCQLLADIDFGAPIADIIYQSHERYDGSGYPRGLKATDILLEARILAIADTVEAMCSSRSYRPAADMAAAIEEIRRGAGRLYDPYLAEACIRLIDQHGYKLPE
- a CDS encoding response regulator, which encodes MMSSSYILLADDNATDAELTIRALQIGQVAQPVVWVQDGEAALDYMFRNGAYAQRSPGNPCLMLLDLHMPKIDGLDVLAQIKADPKVRSTPIVIMSSSDQETDVLRSYELHANSYIVKPVDFRKFTEQVSKLGQYWTNVNRIGNG
- a CDS encoding S9 family peptidase, translated to MSISKPLDDIPERSVPSPPVAAVHMCVVAGPQGAREDPYYWLRDDTRSDPRVLAHLEAETAYAQSMLAPCQPLMDALYQEMIGRMQQDDTSVPVRYRGFWYSQRLVTGGEYPLIVRRPDLPDAVESVLLDCNLLAQAHAFFQLGGYDVSPDGRLLAYTQDVVGRRQFSMHIKDLVTGELLPDAIENVEPGCAWTDDNRRFLYVEKDPVTLRGRCVRAHLLGTPQSADPIVYEELDASFDLTVERSKSEVYLFIGAESTSCSEWRYARSDDTLLRFEVIVPRIADHEYEVEHLGQRFVIRTNLDAQNFRIVEAPVHGAGDTSRWRDLVAHDPRVFIHDYDVFRNFLAVGERSDGLRRIRVQTWNGSVSDHLAADDPAYVMWLGTNLELDTDRLRYVYSSLTTPTTVYELDVSSRERTLLKRDAVLGDFAPTNYASEFIWVPARDGERIPVSLVYRKGMPLDGSAPLYLYGYGAYGLSMDPVFDASRLSLLDRGFVYAIAHVRGGQELGRRWYEAGRLQHKWNTFHDFIDVTDGLVEHGYGAHDKVFAVGGSAGGLLIGVLANVAAHRYAGLIAHVPFVDVVTTMLDKSIPLTTLEYEEWGNPNERTSYEYMLSYSPYDNVRAQQYPPMLVTTGLWDSQVQYFEPVKWVARLRAQAVGKPLFLLHVDLTTGHGGKSGRFAHLYEVAREYAFILHQANDSNAITLRDSSPERAAAIAGEST